A part of Acropora palmata chromosome 6, jaAcrPala1.3, whole genome shotgun sequence genomic DNA contains:
- the LOC141883518 gene encoding uncharacterized protein LOC141883518 produces MANIEPCQCFGTLIKLAQLARKTTGSIADSTLLKTSILIDLHFMILDFSNTVKHVVFVSTIVEKTCNHPCYWIFCKHVVSEVQILINGFIFFLSIKCFMTVDGQ; encoded by the exons ATGGCAAACATTGAGCCGTGTCAGTGCTTTGGAACATTAATTAAATTGGCGCAACTCGCACGCAAAACAACAGGATCGATTGCAGATTCAACG CTTTTAAAGACAAGCATTCTCATTGACTTGCATTTCATGATATTGGATTTTTCAAATACAGTAAAGCATGTGGTGTTTGTCTCCACAATTGTAGAGAAAACATG CAATCATCCATGTTACTGGATCTTTTGTAAACATGTGGTGTCTGAAgttcaaattttgatcaatggttttattttttttctgtcaatcAAATGTTTCATGACAGTCGATGGACAGTAA